GCATCCTCCACTACATCGGCGACAGCGCCCGCTTCCTCGACCCGCAACACGGCCTCGCCTCCGACAACATCCTCGCGCGCACCCACGGCGACCTGCGCCTCGCCCTCTCGACGCTCCTCCCCACGGTTCAACGGCAACTTTCCGCCCAGCAAAGTCGGAGCGTTCGCGTCGATCGCGCCGACGCCGATTCCGTCTTGCTCGACATCGTCGTCACGCCGCTCTCCGAGGAACGTTCCGGCGCGCTGCTGCTGCACGTCGCCCTGACTCCCGTCGCCGCACCCGCGCGCCCCGCCGAGGCCACCGCCAACGGCACCGCGCCCATCGACTTCTCCCACGACGCCGAGCAAGCCCGCCGCATCGCCGACCTCGAGCAGGAACTCGTCACCACCAAGGACAGCCTGCAATCCACCGTCGAAGAGTTGCAGGCCACCAACGAGGAACTCCAGGCCGCCAACGAGGAGATGCTCGCCGCCAACGAGGAACTCCAATCGACCAACGAGGAACTCCACTCCGTCAACGAAGAGCTCTACACGGTGAACGCCGAGTTCGAGCGCAAGAACACCGAGCTCAACCAGACCGTCGCCGACCTCGACAATCTCCTCGGCGCCACCGATGCCGGCACGCTCTTCCTCGACCGCGACCTCCGCATCCGCCGTTTCAATCCCGCCATCCAGGCCACCTTCAACCTCCTCCCACAGGACCTCGGCCGCTCCATCGAGCATATCGCGTATCACCTCTCCAATCAGACCCAGATGATCGAGGAGGCCCGCCGCGTCATCGAGACCGGCCAGCCCTCCGAAGCCGAGGAACGCACGCGCGACGGCCGCTACCTTCTCCGCCGCATCCTTCCCTTCCACGGCAACGCCCGCGCCATCGAGGGAGTCGTCCTCACCTTCACCCGCATCGATCTCATCAAGGAGATGCAGACCAAGCTCGACCTCGCGATGGCCTCCGCCCGCCTCGTCTGGTGGGAATGGGATCTCCAGACCGACCGCCTTCTCACCCACGCCAGCAACTGGTGCATCCTCGGCTACTCCATCGACTCCCTCACGCCCACCTCCGCCACCTGGTTCAAACTCACCCACCCCGACGACCTCGACAACGTCCGCCAGTCCATCGAGGACGCTCTCGCCGGCAAAACCGTCGACTGGGAATGCGAGCACCGCCTCCTCGCGCAGGATAAAACCTGGCGTTGGGTCCTCAACAAAGGCCGCATCATCAAGCGCACCCCCGACGGCCGCCCGCTCCAACTCATCGGCACCACGCAGGACATCCATCACCGCAAAGTCGCCGAGTTCCACCTCCGCCAACTCAGCCAAGCCATCGAGCAGGCCGACGCCGGCGTCATGGTCACCGAGGCCGACGGCACCATCGAGTTCGTCAACACCGCCTTCCTCCGCACCAGCGGCTACGAAGCCGCGGACGTCATCGGCCGCAACCCGCGCTTCCTCAACTCCGGTCATCACCCGCCGGAATTCTTCGCCCAACTCTGGGCCACGATCAGCCGCGGCGACGTCTGGCGCGGCGAGATCGTCAACAAGCGACGCGACGGCGACCTCTTCACCGAACGCGTCTCCATCACGCCCCTGCGCCAGCGCGACGGCCGCATCACGCACTTCGTCGCCGTCCTCGACGATATCACCGCGCTCAAGGTCTCCGACGACGCCCGCCGCCGCCTCGAAACCCAGCTCCTCCAATCCCAGAAAATGGAGACGCTCGGCACCCTCGCCGGCGGCATCGCGCACGACTTCAACAACCTCCTCACCGGCATCCTCGGCTACGCCAGCCTCGCCCGCGGCGAAGTGCCGCCCGGCAGCGCCGCCCTCACGCACATCGACGCCGTCGACATCGCCGCCCGCCGCGCCGCCGATCTCGTCCACCGCATCCTCGCGTTCAGCCGCCACCACGCGCCCACGCAGGTGCCGATCGTCGCCGCCAAATACGTCCGCGAGCTCGCGCTGATGCTCCGCCCCAGCCTCCCGGCCACCATCGAACTCGTCATCAACGACCAATCCGAAGACGCGTCCGTCATCATCGACCCGGTGCAATTCGAGCAGGTCGTCATGAACCTCTGCACCAACGCCGCCCAAGCCATCGGCACGCGACAAAGCGCCATCCGCCTCGACCTCACCGTCGTTCGCCTCGACGAGCCGCAGCAATTCGACGTCGGCTCCCTCGCCGCCGGCCGTTACCTCCGGCTCACCATCGCCGACAACGGCCCCGGCATCCCACCCGAAGTCCTCCCGCGCATCTTCGATCCCTTCTTCACCACCAAGGATCCCCAGCGCGGCACCGGCCTCGGCCTCGCCATCGTCCAAAACATCGTCACCGCCCAAGGCGGCGCCGTCGCCGTCCAATCCACCCTCGGTGTCGGCACCGTCTTCTCCGTCTACCTGCCGCTGCTCGGCGTCACGGAGCGACCGGCCGCCCTGCCGCCCCTCGGGTCACGCGCCCCATCCTTGAACAGCGCTTCGCCGGTCGGTCCCACCGCCCGACTCGACGGCGTCACCGTCTTCGTCGTCGACGACGAGCAGTTCGTCGCCGACCTCACCAAGCTCACGCTCGAGACCGCCGGCGCGAAAGTCACCGCGTTCTATCGCCCCGAAGACTGCTTCGCCGCGCTCACCGCCAATCCCGCCGCCGCGCAACTCCTCGTCACCGACCAGATCATGCCCGGCATCTCCGGCTCCGAGCTCATCGCCCAGCTCCGCGCGAAAGGTTGCACCGTGCCCGCGCTGCTCGTTTCCGGCTACTCCCGCGGCGCCAACGTCCCCAAGCTTCAAGCGTTCGGTTCCTGCCGCTTCCTCACGAAACCCTTCGAACGGAAAACCCTCCTCGCCGAACTCACCGCGCTCCTCGCCACCGCGTCCCAGCGGGCCGACCAGACCAACGACACCTGATCGGCACCCTCCGCCCGCAGCGAGCGCTCGCTTCAGGGTTGCGACACTTTCAGTCGGAAAAACACCTGCGGCCGGCCGGCCATCGCGACGCGCCCCTGCCAGGTTTCGGTCGCACCCGCGACCGTGCGCGCGTGCGTGACGCCGCTCGTGGTCCACGTCGCCAGATCCGTCGACACCTCCACCGCATAAGTCACATCCGTGCGGTCCGCCGGCCGCGTGTAAGTGAATATCCAATCCGTGCCGTCGTTGCTGGCCACCGGCGCCGGCGCGGCCTCCGCCACCTTCGGCTCCCGGCCAAGCGCGTATTCGGTCAGGTTGGACAGACCATCCCCGTCCGGATCAGCGGACGGTCCACCCACCGCCGGATCGAGCATCTGCTGGGCACTGAATCTCGCCAGCGACCACGACTGAAACGGCGGCAACGGACTCGTCAGGATCGTCCCGCTGTTGCCGGTGACAACCAGCATGGAGCCGTTCGAGCCGCTGAACTGGAGCGTGTTGGCGCTCGGCGTCGTGACGCTGTTCCACGTCACCGCGTCCCGGCTCGTCAGCAGCGTGCCCGCTAAACCAGTCACGACGAACTGTCCCGACGAACAATCGATGCGGAACAAGGTCGTGGTCGTTCCTGACGATCGGCTCGTCCAATTTTGCCCATCGGGACTCGTGAGGATGGTCCCGTCGTTGACCACCGCGACAAACTGCCCGACGCCCCAAGTCGCCCCGAGGATTGTGTTGGCTGTGTCGGAGGCTCGCGTGGTCCACGTGATCCCATTCGGACTGGTGCACACCGCCCGCGCCGCGCGCAAGACCGGAGGCGCGACGTGGCGCATTGCGCTCTTGCGCCCGCGCCGCCCCGCCCCGTTAACTCGCCCCTCGATCATGCACGACATCCTGGCCGAACTCGAGTGGCGTGGCCTCTACGCCGACAGCACAGACCGCGAAGCGCTGAGCAAGCGCCTCGCCGAAGGTCCGCTCGCGCTGTATTGCGGCTTCGACCCCACCGCCGACTCGCTCCACGTCGGCAATCTCGTGCCGCTCTTCGCGCTCCGCCGCTTCCAACTCGCCGGCCACCACCCCATCGCCCTCGCCGGCGGCGCCACTGGCATGGTCGGCGACCCGTCCGGCAAATCCGACGAGCGCAACCTCCAGACGCCCGAGCAAGTCGCGCACAACATCGCCGCCGTCCGCGCCCAGCTCGCCAAGTTCCTCGAATTCGACGCCGCCAAGACTCCGGCCAACAATCCCGCCCGCCTCGTCAACAACGGCGACTGGATCGGCCCGATGTCCTTCCTCGAATTCCTCCGCGACGTCGGCAAGCACGTCACGGTGAACTCGATGGTCGCGAAGGACTCCGTCCGCTCCCGCATGGAAGACCGCGCCAGCGGCATCAGCTTCACGGAGTTCAGCTACATGCTGCTCCAAGGCTACGACTTCTTCCACCTGCGCAAGGAGTTCAACTGCGAGCTCCAAGTCGGCGCCACCGACCAGTGGGGCAACATCACCGTCGGCACCGAGCTCACCCGCAAGAAACTCGGCGCCACCGTCTGGGGCCTCGTCTTCCCGCTGCTGACGAAGTCCGACGGCACCAAATACGGCAAGACCGCCACCGGCACCGTCTGGCTCGATCCGAAGAAAACGAGCCCGTATCGCTTCTACCAATTCTTCGTGAACGCCGATGACGCCGACGTCATCAAGCTCCTCAAGACGCTCACGTTCCTCTCGCGCGACGAGATCACCGCGCTCGAAAACGAACTGGAGGCCAACCCCGGTGCCCGCGCCGCGCAGAAGGCCCTCGCCCGCGAGATGACCACGCTCGTGCACGGCACCGACGCCCTCGCTGCCGCGCTCAAGGCCAGCGAAATCCTCTTCGGCGGCTCGCTCGACGGCGTGACCGAGGAAATCTTCCACGACGTCGTGGGCGAAGTCCCAACCAAGGACCTCGAACGCGCGAAGCTCGACGGAGCCGGCGCGCCGATCATCGACCTCGTCGTGGCCGCAGGCCTCGAACCCTCGAAAGGCGCCGCGCGCAAATCCCTCGAAGCCGGCGGCGTCTACCTGAACAACGTCCGCGCCGACCTCTCACGCGCCGTCACGAGCGCCGACCTGCTCTTCGGCAAGTATCTCCTCCTTCGCAAAGGCAAGCGCAGCTACGCCGTCCTCACGGCGAAGTGATTCTCTCCTGCCCACAGTCGCACAGAATTAAACTGCGGCAAAGTGGGCTCTCACAAATTCCACTAACCGCGATTGTGGGGGCAAAGAATCGGTGGATACGTAAATGGTGTCCCTGGCTCTATGGCGCGGAAAATATTCAAGCGGCGCTTCCTCACTCTTCAGACGGGCCGCAAGCTCATCCCATGTCTCCATACGTTCGACTGGCGCCACAATCCAATCCGGCATCGCTGAATAAGAAACTAACTTATTAGGCAGCCATCCACGAACGCTAATCCGCCACTCTACCGCACTACTGCTAAGCCACACCCCGTCATCGTCGTCCCCCTTTTCGCTGAAGATGATACCTTCTGGAAACATCTCAGCAATTCGATCGGTTGACTTCAAAAAATACCAAACGAACTCCACCATCTCCGAACACTCACCGTCCGGCGGCGGCGGAGCGTCCATGTGCTCGATGCGGTTTCTAATCTGCATCAGCTTCTGCACCATGATCGGTCGAATTAGACCGAAAAACTCCATTTGTGCGAGGAGCTCCGCCGGCTTTTCACTAATAGGTATCCGTTTGAATCGGTAGCGATCGTTGAGGTGCTTTATCCGAAAATCGACCGCGCGCTTCAGAACGGTGATTACCTCTGCGCGGTCGTGTTCATCTCCTTTCCGACTAAGGACAATATGAGCACGCCGCCAAAGCTCATGCGGTCTGCGCATTTTTTGACGCTCCACCACCGAGCCGCTCTCCCAGCGAACTTCCCACTTAAATACCTCGGGACTGATCCAAATATTATTCACCGCAGCGTGGCATAGCTGAGCAGCAAGCGGTGCGTCGAGCACTCAAGTTACAACATTACCGTATGCGACATTCGCGCATCGTTTCAACGCGCGACTCCGCTTCGAGCGCCGCGTAGGCGTCGTTCGGATCGATGATCTTTCGCCCGAGGATTTCTTCGAGCTGCGCCTGCGTGTAGGCCGGCTTCGCGTGCGCCGTGGATTTCGTGCCGTATTGCTGAAGGTTCGACGCGAAGATCCCCGCCGCACTGATCGGCAGGAAATCCTCGTAGCGCAGTCCCTCGATCGCCACGAGGCCTTCGCGCGCGAGCACCACGAGATCGTTCGTCTTCAGCAAGCCCATCTTTGCGGCCGCACGGCCGGACTCCGTCGCGCTGAAGCGCGCGAACACGAGTCCCTGCGCCACGAGTTCGATCAGCGTCTGCGGGAACGACGCAAAGGCCTCGCTCGCCAATCGCTCGTAGGCGGCGAAATCCTTTTTCGCCAACCCGGCATGCTCGGACTTCGCGAGATCCGCCGCCGCCAGGCAACGGTCGTAGAGCGCGCGCCCCTTCGGCGTCGTGGCGTAGAAGCGCTGCTCGATTTCGCCGAAGCGCGCCGTGTGCGTCGCGTTCACGACCGTGCCGTCGGCGTTGGTGAACTGCACCGGCTCTGTCAGCGCCTTGTAGGAATCCTGCCGCAGCAGCACCGGCACATTGGTCGGCGGGCCTTCCGTCGAGTCCTTGAAACCCGCATGTTTCTGCCGCGCGAGATTGAGATCGTCGCTCTGCAGGCGCTGCACCAGTCCGTCGACGCTCGCGGCAAGCGCATCTTTCCCGAGCGGCGCCGGATGAAACGCCGCGAGTTGCGCGGCGGTGAGGTGCTTGAAGTGCAGCCGCAGGTAATCGCGGTCGCACTGCGCCACGAAATGCCCGAGCGCGAACGTCGCGTGCTGCCGGAAACCGGCCTCGCCGAGTTCGCCGAGGCAGAACTTCATCGCGCTCGTGTAGAGGTCCATCCACAGCGTGTTCGGCGTGAGGTGATTCAGGTGGTGCGACTCGAAGCACGCGATGTCCGCCGCGATCTTGAAGCCCGCCTGGCTCAGCTCCGTGTAGAGCGCGTGGTCGCGCGCACGGCCGGTCCATTTGAAAATGCGCTCCGTCGCTTCGCCGATGAGCGCGTTCGCGTCGGCCCACGCGAGCCCGCCGTCGCGTTCTCCTTTTTCAATCAACTCCTTCGCGCGCGCGGAAAACACCTGCCGCGACGCCAGCAACGCCTCGATGCGCGCCCGCGTGGCGGCGTCGAAATAGTCCGTCATCAGCAACGACGTGAAGACACGGTGCTCGGGATTCGACCGCGAGCGGAACGCCGTCGCGATGATCGGCTGACTCTTCGCGCCGACGTTCGTCATGTCGTAGAACGCATGCGGCTCCATCGCGAACTGCGCGAAGAACCGCCCGATCCAGCGATACTCGTCCGGCCGGCCGATGCGGATCGCCCCGTGGCGCTCTCCGCTCGTCTTCTCCAGTTGCTCGGCGCTGATCGCGAAGCCGCGCCAGAGCTGCGCGAGCAGCGTGCAGAGCGACTCGTTCACGACGCGGTTCACCAGCAGGGACCGGTCGTAGAGCGGAACCTCGTGTCCGAACATGCGGGACAATTCGGCGAAGAGCCGGTGTTGCATCTCGAGTTTGTCGGCGTGGGCGGCGGTCATGAGAACCGCCCAGAAAACCGCCCCGCCCTCCGAATGCAAGGAGCCACCCGCTAGCCGCACGGCCAAGACGCGCCCGAGCGGTCAGCGATCAGTCCCCTCTGCTCTCAGCACAACCCTCTCCGCGTCCGTCCTCCATTCTCCGTCCTAGGTCCTCCGTCCTCCGCTCCGCCCTCAGCGCGCCGTGAACTTCAATCCCGCGATCCCTGCCACGATCAGCACCATGCACGCGAGCCGCGCGGCCGTCGCCGGCTCCTTGAACAGCACGATGCCCGCGATCGCCGTGCCCACCGCGCCGATGCCCGTCCAGATCGCGTAGCTCGTCCCGAGCGGCAGCCCTTTAACCGCCTGCGCGAGGCACCAGAAGCTCGCCAGCATCAGCACGACCGTCACGACGCTCGGCACCAGCTTCGAAAAGCCGTCCGTGTATTTCAGCCCGACCGCCCAGGAAATTTCGAGCAAGCCGGCGACGATGAGCCAGAGCCAAGGCATGCGCGGAACAAGAAGTAACCGGGCCCAAGTAACAAGAGCCAAGAAGCACGCTTCCGCCCCGTCGCGCACCCGCCCGTCTTTTGATACCTCTCCCATGATCCTAGCTACTTCGCGCGGCGCCCCGCCGCGCGCGCACCTCATCCTTTCGGCGTAACCACCCTTCCCAAGCTCTGCGTATCGTCGCGCAAAGCCTGCACAGAGCCTCCGGCCAAGCGCGACTAGACTCAGAAAAAACCACGCCGCGTCGCGCGACCACCCCCGCCCGAGCGGCCTCCCGCCCATGACTGCCCCCGCCCGTCCGAAACCCTTCCTCCAGCCGGAATATTGCAAAGGCTGCCTCCGCTGCGTCGACGCGTGCCCCAAGCACTGCATCGAACCCGGCTCCGAGATCAACCCCGCCACCGGTCTCATCCCGGTCGAACTCCACCTCGACGCCTGCAACGGCTGCTCGCTCTGCATGCAGGCGTGCCCCGAGCCGTTCGGCCTCCGCCCCGAAACCGAGCGCGCGCACGAAGACCATTCCGGTCGCGGCGACGATTTCGACCTGCAGGATCCCGCGAAACTCTTCGGCCCCAAGCCGCGCCCCAGTGATCCCGCCGCCGACGAACGCGACACCGTCATCGCCGCTCCCGCCTGCGAACCACTCGTCTTGAAGGGCAACTACGCCGCCGCCATCGGCGCGCTCTTTGCCGGCTGCCGCCATGTCTTCGGCTATCCGATCACGCCCTCGACCGAAGGCGCCGAGCTCATGGCCAAGATCCTCCCGAAACTCGGCGGCGCGTTCGTCCAGGCCGTCTCCGAAACCGCCGCCGTCAACATGATGTATGGCGCCGGCGGCGCCGGCGTGCCGTGCATGACCTTCACCAGCGGCCCCGGCTTCTCTCTCATGCTCGAAGGCGTCAGCTACATGATCGGCGCGGAGCTGCCGGGCGTCTTCGTCAACGTCATGCGCGGCGGCCCCGGCCTCGGCAACCTCGGCCCCGAACAAGCCGACATCAAACTCGCCTGCCGCGGCCTCGGCCACGGCAACACGCACGCCATCGTCCTCGCGCCGGGCACACCGCAGGAGATGCTCGATCTCACAATCGACGCCTTCACGCTCGCCTTCCGCTACCGCTCGCCGGTCGTGATCCTCGGCGACGGCTACCTCGGCCAGATGACCGGCATCGTCAAACTCCCCGAGACGATGCTCCGCCGCGGCAAACCCTCCTGGTCCGTCTGCGGCGACCGCGACCACCGCCACAATCTCATCTCGTCGATCGAGCTCCTCGAAACCGACCTCGAGAAACGCAACGAGCACCTCAACCGCAAATACACCGCCATCGCCCGCCGCGAACAGCGCGCCGATCTCTACCGTTGCGAAGACGCCGACGTCGTCATCGTCGCCTGCAACACGCCCGCCCGCATGGCCAAGGGCGCCGTCGAAGTCGCTCGCGCCGAAGGCCTGAAGGTCGGTCTCTTCCGCCCGATCACGCTCTGGCCCTTCCCCATCAGCGCGCTCGCCGATCTCCTCCCGCAGACGAAGCGCCTCATCGTCGTCGAAGCCGGCCCCGGCCAGCTCGAGGACGAACTGCGCCTCGCGCTCAGCCACGCCGGCTTCGCCACGCCGCGCATCGAACACGTCCGCCGCCACGGCGGCGTTCTCCCGTCCCAACGCGAAATCCTCAACCAACTCCTCGGCACGCCAGCCGCGTCGCACGCCTAAAACGAATCGTTCTCGTTCCTCGTTCTCTTTCTCGTTCTCTCCGCCAAACGCACGCATCTCACCCGACGAGAGAACGAGAACGAGTAAGAGAACGAGGAACGAGGCAGCCCCCACCAACCCTTTTCCCCCACTCCTCATGAGCGGTGTTTTCTACGAAAAATTCGAGCGCCACGCCCACGGCGAAGGCCTCAAGGCCCACAGCACGCACTACTGCCCCGGCTGCGGCCACGGCGTCGTCCACCGCGACATCGCCGATATCCTCAAGGAACTCGACGCGCAGGACCGCACGATCTTCATCTCGCCGGTCGGCTGCTCGGTGTTCGCTTACTACTACTTCGACACCGGCAACTCGCAGGCCGCCCACGGCCGCGCGCCCGCCGTTGCCCTCGGCCACAAGCTCGCCGCGCCCGACTCGCTCGTCATCTCCTACCAAGGCGACGGCGACCTCGCGTCCATCGGCCTCGCCGAAACCATCTCCATCGCGCAGATGGGCGTGCCGCTCACGGTCATCTTCATCAACAACGCGATCTACGGCATGACCGGCGGACAACTCGCGCCGACCTCCCTCACCGGCCAAAAAACCGCCACGAGCCCCGACGGCCGCGGTCGCGCTCACGGCCAGCCGCTCAAGATGGCCGAGCTCATCGCGCAACTCGACGGCCCGATCTACGTCGAACGCGTCGCGCTCTACGACGCCAAGAACCGCGTCAAAGCCCGCCGCGCGATCAAGAAGGCGCTGCAGAACCAGCTCGAAGGCCGCGGCTACTCGTTCATCGAAGTCCTCTCCGAGTGCCCCACGCATCTGAAGCTCTCGCCCGTCGAGGCGGAGAAATGGGTGCAGGAAAACATGGAGCCCGTCTACCCGCTCGGCGTGAAGAAAGACGTCAGCGCCACCACCGAACCGTGGTTCAAGGGCCCGCGTCCGTCCTACGAGCCCGAGGAAGTCCTCGGCCTCGCCGGCGCCGAGCCCGCGCTCGCCGAGAAGCGCCGCACCGAGTGGCCCGCGCACGTCGCCAAGCGCGACCTCTCCTTTAAGTTCGCCGGTTCCGGCGGCGACGGCGCGCAAACCGCCGCGCTGCTCCTCGTCCGCGCGGCTATCGAACTCGGCTACGACGCCACGCACATTCCCGCCTACGGCCCCGAGTCGCGCGGTGGCACCAGCTACGCCGATGTCCACATCGCCGCCACCGAGGTGCTCAACCCCGCCGCGCCCGAGCCCGACGTCCTCGTCGCCTTCAACGCCCCGAGCCTCACCAAATTCGCGCACACCGTCGTCCCCGGCGGCACGATCCTCTACGACAGCACGATCGTCACCGTCGCGCCGACCGACCTGCCCGCCGGCCGCCACATCCTCGGCATTCCGTTCACGAAGATCGCCGCCGACCTCGGCAAGCCGATGGTGAAAAACGTCGTCGCCCTCGGCGCGCTGCAGTCGGCCACGAAGCTCCTCCCCGACGACGCACTGATCGAGACGCTCGCCCACGTCCTCAAGGACAAGGCCGCCGTCCTCCCGCTCAACCGCTCCGCCTACGCCGCCGGCCTCGCCGCCGTCACGCCCGCCACGGTCTGATCCCCTCGTTCTCGTTCCTCGTTCTCTTTCTCGTTCTCTCCGCAGAACGCAGGCGCCTCAAACCACGAGAGAACGAGAACGAGTAAGAGAACGAGAACGATAGAAGCCGCCATGCCCGCATCCGGTTCAGTCGCCCCGCCCCGCTCCGCCTTCCTCTGCGAAACCGAGGCCTACGACCTTCTCGCACGCGCCGGCCTGCGTCCGCCGCGTCACGGCCTCGTCGGCGGCGCGCTGCCATTCGTGCCCGGCGAGCCGATCGTGCTGAAAGGGCTCGGCGACGAACTCTGGCACAAGTCCGAGCTCGGTTGCGTGCGCTTTCTCCCCTTCGACGCCGCGCGCCTCGGGGACGAAGCCGCCGCGATGCGCCGCCGCGTCGAAGCCGAAGGCCTCACGTGGATCGACGCTCTCGTCTGCGAACGCATCGCCATCCAGCGCAACCGCGATGTGCCCTCGGAAGCCTTCGTCTCTCTCTCGCGCGCCGACGCCGGCTGGGTCGTGCTCTGCGGCTTCGGCGGTCTGCAAGCCAACGCCCTCGCCGAACTCGCGCCGCCGTGCCGCTGGCCCGTTGAAGTCGTCACGCCGGAGCAGGCACTAACGGAATTCTCCGCGCACTTGCTCGGCCGCGCGTGGCTGGGCGGTTTGCGCGATTCGCATCCGCTCACGACGACCGAAGACCTGCGCGTGTTCTTCGAATCGCTCTGGCAACTCGCCGCGCTCGCGGACGAGCAAGGCCTTGCGCTCGTCGAACTCAATCCCGTCGCGCTCGACCCGAACGGCACGCCGCGCCCGCTCGACGCCGTGGGCCGCTACGCTCCGCCCGCCGCGGAACGTCTCGCTCCGTCGCCCGACTTCCTCCCCGCGCTCCGCCAGCCGCGCCGCATCGCCCTCGCCGGCGTCTCCGCGCAGGAAGGCGGCGTCGGCCGCACGATCCTCGAGAACCTCCGCCGTTACGCTCTGCCGCCCGGCGACCTGATCCTCATCAAGCCCGGGCAAAGCGAGTTCCTCGGTCTGCCATGTTTCCCTGACGTCGCCGCGTTGCGCGACGCCCCCGTCGATCTTCTGATCCTCGCGCTCCCGGCACCCGCCGCAGCGGCCACGCTCGAAGCGCTCATCGCCCAAGGCGGCGGCGCCACCTGCGTCGCCCTCGTCGCCGGCGGCATCGGCGACGGCGCCGACACGCACGGCCTCGGCGCACGCTTGAGCGCACTGCTCCGCGAAACGCGCGCCGCCGGCCGCTGGACGCCCGCCGTGCTCGGCCCGAATTTCCTCGGTCACTGGTCACCCGCGCTCGACCTCGACACGTCGTTCATTCCGACCGAAAAACTCGCCGCGCCCGCCTGCACCGGCGGCGCCCTCACGCTGCTTTCGCAAAGCGGCGCGTTTCTCCTCTGCCGCCGCTCACGCCAGCCGTCGCTCCGCTTCGGCCTCGGCGTCGCTCTCGGCAACCAGATGGACGTGGCGATGCCCGACGTCCTCGCCGCGCTTGCCCGCGA
This region of Opitutia bacterium genomic DNA includes:
- the sugE gene encoding quaternary ammonium compound efflux SMR transporter SugE, with product MPWLWLIVAGLLEISWAVGLKYTDGFSKLVPSVVTVVLMLASFWCLAQAVKGLPLGTSYAIWTGIGAVGTAIAGIVLFKEPATAARLACMVLIVAGIAGLKFTAR
- a CDS encoding VOC family protein, which produces MTAAHADKLEMQHRLFAELSRMFGHEVPLYDRSLLVNRVVNESLCTLLAQLWRGFAISAEQLEKTSGERHGAIRIGRPDEYRWIGRFFAQFAMEPHAFYDMTNVGAKSQPIIATAFRSRSNPEHRVFTSLLMTDYFDAATRARIEALLASRQVFSARAKELIEKGERDGGLAWADANALIGEATERIFKWTGRARDHALYTELSQAGFKIAADIACFESHHLNHLTPNTLWMDLYTSAMKFCLGELGEAGFRQHATFALGHFVAQCDRDYLRLHFKHLTAAQLAAFHPAPLGKDALAASVDGLVQRLQSDDLNLARQKHAGFKDSTEGPPTNVPVLLRQDSYKALTEPVQFTNADGTVVNATHTARFGEIEQRFYATTPKGRALYDRCLAAADLAKSEHAGLAKKDFAAYERLASEAFASFPQTLIELVAQGLVFARFSATESGRAAAKMGLLKTNDLVVLAREGLVAIEGLRYEDFLPISAAGIFASNLQQYGTKSTAHAKPAYTQAQLEEILGRKIIDPNDAYAALEAESRVETMRECRIR
- the vorB gene encoding 3-methyl-2-oxobutanoate dehydrogenase subunit VorB, translated to MTAPARPKPFLQPEYCKGCLRCVDACPKHCIEPGSEINPATGLIPVELHLDACNGCSLCMQACPEPFGLRPETERAHEDHSGRGDDFDLQDPAKLFGPKPRPSDPAADERDTVIAAPACEPLVLKGNYAAAIGALFAGCRHVFGYPITPSTEGAELMAKILPKLGGAFVQAVSETAAVNMMYGAGGAGVPCMTFTSGPGFSLMLEGVSYMIGAELPGVFVNVMRGGPGLGNLGPEQADIKLACRGLGHGNTHAIVLAPGTPQEMLDLTIDAFTLAFRYRSPVVILGDGYLGQMTGIVKLPETMLRRGKPSWSVCGDRDHRHNLISSIELLETDLEKRNEHLNRKYTAIARREQRADLYRCEDADVVIVACNTPARMAKGAVEVARAEGLKVGLFRPITLWPFPISALADLLPQTKRLIVVEAGPGQLEDELRLALSHAGFATPRIEHVRRHGGVLPSQREILNQLLGTPAASHA
- a CDS encoding tyrosine--tRNA ligase is translated as MHDILAELEWRGLYADSTDREALSKRLAEGPLALYCGFDPTADSLHVGNLVPLFALRRFQLAGHHPIALAGGATGMVGDPSGKSDERNLQTPEQVAHNIAAVRAQLAKFLEFDAAKTPANNPARLVNNGDWIGPMSFLEFLRDVGKHVTVNSMVAKDSVRSRMEDRASGISFTEFSYMLLQGYDFFHLRKEFNCELQVGATDQWGNITVGTELTRKKLGATVWGLVFPLLTKSDGTKYGKTATGTVWLDPKKTSPYRFYQFFVNADDADVIKLLKTLTFLSRDEITALENELEANPGARAAQKALAREMTTLVHGTDALAAALKASEILFGGSLDGVTEEIFHDVVGEVPTKDLERAKLDGAGAPIIDLVVAAGLEPSKGAARKSLEAGGVYLNNVRADLSRAVTSADLLFGKYLLLRKGKRSYAVLTAK
- a CDS encoding PAS domain S-box protein; protein product: MEALFHEMPADTGCSFVVVQHLSPDFRSLMDDLLSRQTAIKIRHAEHDMPLEADTIYLNPPKKLTHLVGGRLQLTDRAAERAFEQPINTFLESAAESFGPCAVAIILSGTGTDGTEGARSVSAAGGLVIVQEPTTAEFDGMPVSALQTRCADYVLAPAAMPAAVAAFARDPASRPCLNGSDGAVPAETGQHIHEFAPTFRLLKERYGLDFSLYKIATVQRRIVRRAALSGNPDAGSFMKTLESDPAELDRLYRDLLIGVTEFFRDPAAFAALRRLVYEPLLRARHENEIRVWVAGCATGEEAYSHAILLAEVARDCDFQGRIAIFATDAHRSSLEFASAGCYSADRLVGLTDAMRERYFHAERDGTFRVAAEIRQRVVFAPHNLLSDPPFTKMHVVSCRNLLIYLTPTAQERAISLLHYALRRGGVMMLGLSEGVGRFAPNFDVLDGKEKLFRKIRDAHLPSQLRTSVSPRVEPTRSATGNGFSPAASLPRGLLHAYDQLLARHLPPGFIIHPDGGILHYIGDSARFLDPQHGLASDNILARTHGDLRLALSTLLPTVQRQLSAQQSRSVRVDRADADSVLLDIVVTPLSEERSGALLLHVALTPVAAPARPAEATANGTAPIDFSHDAEQARRIADLEQELVTTKDSLQSTVEELQATNEELQAANEEMLAANEELQSTNEELHSVNEELYTVNAEFERKNTELNQTVADLDNLLGATDAGTLFLDRDLRIRRFNPAIQATFNLLPQDLGRSIEHIAYHLSNQTQMIEEARRVIETGQPSEAEERTRDGRYLLRRILPFHGNARAIEGVVLTFTRIDLIKEMQTKLDLAMASARLVWWEWDLQTDRLLTHASNWCILGYSIDSLTPTSATWFKLTHPDDLDNVRQSIEDALAGKTVDWECEHRLLAQDKTWRWVLNKGRIIKRTPDGRPLQLIGTTQDIHHRKVAEFHLRQLSQAIEQADAGVMVTEADGTIEFVNTAFLRTSGYEAADVIGRNPRFLNSGHHPPEFFAQLWATISRGDVWRGEIVNKRRDGDLFTERVSITPLRQRDGRITHFVAVLDDITALKVSDDARRRLETQLLQSQKMETLGTLAGGIAHDFNNLLTGILGYASLARGEVPPGSAALTHIDAVDIAARRAADLVHRILAFSRHHAPTQVPIVAAKYVRELALMLRPSLPATIELVINDQSEDASVIIDPVQFEQVVMNLCTNAAQAIGTRQSAIRLDLTVVRLDEPQQFDVGSLAAGRYLRLTIADNGPGIPPEVLPRIFDPFFTTKDPQRGTGLGLAIVQNIVTAQGGAVAVQSTLGVGTVFSVYLPLLGVTERPAALPPLGSRAPSLNSASPVGPTARLDGVTVFVVDDEQFVADLTKLTLETAGAKVTAFYRPEDCFAALTANPAAAQLLVTDQIMPGISGSELIAQLRAKGCTVPALLVSGYSRGANVPKLQAFGSCRFLTKPFERKTLLAELTALLATASQRADQTNDT